The Posidoniimonas polymericola genome includes the window TTACTTTCAGAGGGAGAACTCAACAAACTCACTAGCGAGGAATTCAAGACCCTCGAGGCAAAGTGCAATGCGACCGCGTTCTGGGCTCCCATGGAGAAAGGTATCGCCACGTTCAAAGCGTTGGTGGATAAGTACCCGCTCTATTCCTACCTCAACGAGGAAGACGGCACTCGATACTTTATTGCCTTTGAGGTCGCTTGCTACCACGCCGTTCTTGTCGAGGCAGCCGAGAATGGCGAGACCGGCTTCCACCTGGAGATCTACTAGCTACGAAGAGGTTGGACCTCGCCCAACATCGGTTCGGCAGCTACGCTACTCACCCAGGTCGCCGAGCGCGGCCAGGTACTCGCTCATCTCGCCGGCGGCGTGGGCGTCGCCCTGGGCGCGGGCGGCCTCGATGCCGTCGCGGAGGTAGGCGCGGGCGTCGTTGATGCGGCCGAGCTTGGTCAGCTGCTGGCCCGCCATGAAGAACGCCGCGACATAGGGCGGGTCGTCCTTGGTCAGCTCGTCGAGCTTGGCGAGGCTGGCGTCGTGCTCATCGGCGTTGTCCAGCTCCATCGCCAGGCTGTACCGCAGGAAGGTGTCGGTCGGGTCGTCGGCGAGCATCGCCTCGATCTTTTCGCGTCGCGTAGTCATGTCGCAGCAGGCTGGGCAAGGTAGGATTGAGGGCGACCCGCAGGGCCGGCTTGCCGTCGGGGCGGCCAAGTGGGATTGTACACCGGTCCGAGCCAAGGTTCGACGCCTCCCCACCGCAAGTCTCCCGCCCCTACCTGCATGCCCGACCACGTCCTTACCGACCTCTTGATCATCGTCACGGCGGGCCTGGCGGCCAATATCGTCTGCCAGCGGATTGGCGTGTCGACCATCCTCGGCTACCTGATCGCCGGGGTAGTACTCGGCAAGGCCGTGCTCGGCTGGGTCGCCGACGACGCCCACGAGATCGAGACCCTCAGCGAGGCGGGCGTGTTCCTGCTGCTGTTCACGGTCGGCATCGAGTTCTCGATCGACGAGCTGAAGCCACTCGCCTGGCGGCTGCCGGTCGGGGGGAGCGTGCAGATGCTGCTGGTCGCTTTCCCGGTGGCCGTGTTCTGTTATTGGGCCGGGCTGTCGGCCGCCGCGTCGCTGCTGGTGGGCGCCGCCCTGGCGTTCAGCTCGACCGTGGTGGTGTTCAAGGCCCTCGGCGAGCTCGGCCAGTCGTCCACACCGCACGGACGCCGGGCGATCGGCGTCTTGCTGTTCCAGGACATGGCGCTGGTGCCGCTGCTGCTGGTCGTGCCGCTGCTGCAGGGCGAGGCCGCGCCGGGCTGGCGGGAGCTGACGGAGCTCGCGCTAGCGACCGTGGCGTTCATCGGCGCAGTGGCGCTCGCACGGATCGTGATCAACGGCTACCTGGCGCCGGCGCTGTCGGCGCTGCGGAGCCCCGACCTGATGGTGCTGCTGGCGGTGGTTGCGCTCGGCGGGATGTCGCTGTTCGCCCACCGGCTGCACCTGCCGGCGGCCCTCGGGGCGTTCGCGGCGGGTCTGCTGTTCGGCGGCAACCGCTGGAGCGCCCAGGTCGACTCGCTGGTGCTGCCCTTCCGCGAGACTTTCTCCGCGGTCTTCTTTATCAGCCTTGGGCTGCTGCTCAAGCCGGACCTCAACCCGATGATCGTCGGGCCGATGCTGCTGGCGTTAATCGCCATCAAGATGCTGGCGGCGACCGCGGCGATGTGGATCACCGGTTTGCGACCCCGCGCCGCGCTCGGCATGGGGCTGGGCCTGGCGCACGTTGGCGAGTTCGCGTTTTTCCTAGGGCGTATCGCCATGGAGTCGGGCGTGCTGACGCGGGAGGAATACCAGCGGATGGCGGCCGTGGCGCTCGGCTCGCTGCTGATCACGCCGCTGCTCCTGCGGGTCGGCCTCAAGTGGACCGACGGCCGCGGCGAGAACGTCGACGAGGCCCCGAGGACCGAGCTAGCCAAGCCCCACATGGCGGTGGTGATCGGAGTCGGCCCGGTCGGCAAGCAGGTCGCCAGCTTCTTGGAGACCCGCGGCGTTGAGGTCACGATGGTCGACCGCAGCCCGGTCAACCTGTACCCATTCAGCCAGCTCGGCTTCACCACCGCCGCAGGCGACGCCACCCACGTCGACGTCCTACGCGCGGCCCACGTCCCCGACGCCGGCATGGTGGTGGTGTGCGTGCCCACTGACTCCGACGCGCTGCAGATCGTCAGCACGGTGCGCCGCCTAAACGCGGCCGCCAACGTCGTGGTGCGGTGCCGCTACCAGAGCAACGCCGAAGGGATCAGCCGAGCCGGCGCGGCGCTCGTGGTAAGCGAAGAGCGGATGACCTACGAGCGGCTGGTGGCGGAACTCGAGGGGCGGCTGAGCGAGTGATCAGAAAAAAGTTAAGACTTCGTGCACATAAAGATCTCTTTGGTCGACGGGTAAGCAAGCCCATAGCGTAGCGTCTCTTCTTCGGGCATGCCGTCGACACTTAACACTTCAACTTCAAACCCGGTGTCCCTTAGGCGATTGGCAATGTCGAGCCCAAATAGCCTGACATGGTCTTCCTGCTTGAAGTGCTTGAGCCGATCAGCAGGGGTAGTTACCCGAGGATCTTCGAAGGTCTTTTCTCCGTAGATCGGGACCATCACCAACGTCAATCCGCGAGGTCGAGATACGCGGAACAGCTCTGACATTGCCAAGCGATCGTCCTCAATGTGTTCGAGAACGTGCGAACACCAGATGAGGGAAAAGAGATTGTCCTCCAGCTCGAGATTTGTAATGTCCATGAGACGCATCGCTTCGGGTGACATTAAATCAACGCTGAGGTACTTACCCGAGATCGATCGGAGCCAAGGCTCGATAAAACTCTCTGGAGCGAAATGTAGCGTGCTGTCGGCGTGCCCCGGCAGTTTCTCTTTGAGTGCGTAGTGGGCAAACCGGTGCCGCTCGGAAGATCCACACGACGGACAAATGCAGCTCTCAGCAGGCTTATTCGGAAAGGAACGCCGAATAAACGCGTGACCTGTCCAACCGCAAATTGGGCATTCCTTGCTCGAGCCCATGGATAAGTACGCTATCCTGATTGGCTTTAGAAAACCTGACAACACTCGCTTCAGTTTTCGCTGCACTCTGAGCCTCCGCGTACCTGTAGTCACCGTGCGTAAGAGATCCATTCTAACATCGACTGTCTTTGACAGGCGATGAAAATATTGCGGGCCGAGGGACCATCACTCCCCGCCGCGGTACACCTGCTGCCCCAGCACATTCCGGCGCGAGCTCAGCGCCGCGTCGGCGTCAGTCTCTGAGAGGATGACCATCATCATCTGCAATTTGGCGTCGGTGTCGTCGGCGTAGTGGACGATCAGGGCCTCGGGCGTCATCGGTGGCTTCGGGCTGCCCCACTCGGGCAGGCGTTGGTGGCTGATGATGATGTGCTCGAGCCGCAGCATGCTCTCGGCGTCGGGCGCCTCCTGGCCGTCGCGTTCCATGGCGGCGGCCGCCTCGCGGATCATGTCACGGCCCTGCAGGATGTGGCCGACCAGTGAGCCGGCGGCCGTGTACTCGGCGCCAACCGGCGAGGTCCGCAGCTCGCGGAGCTTGCCGATGTCGTGCAGGATGGCGCCGGCGGCCACCATGCCAACGTCCAGCGGCGGCGTCATGTCGGGGTAGATGTCGGCGTACCGCTCGGCCAGCAGGAGGGCGTTGGTCGCCACGTTGCGGACGTGCTCCAGGTAGCCGCCGGCGAACGCGTGGTGGTTGCGGCTGGCGGCCGGCCAAACCAAGAGGTCGTCGCGGTGCTCGTCGAGCAAGCCGAGGACGAGCGTCTGCAGCGGCCCCTCGGCGATCTTCTCCTCGGCCATCGCGCGGAGGTCGGCGAACATCTCCTCGAAGTCGAAACGCGACCGCGGCTGGCACATGGTCGGGTCGAAGCCGTCGGCCTGGTCGGTCTCCTCGACCGGGCGGATCAGGCGGATGTCGAGCTGCGGGCCGTAGGTGGTCTCGTGGTACAGGGCGCGGAGCTTGTAGAACCCGCCGACCTGCCACTCGGTGTTGCACTTCTGGGCGTGCGGGGCGTCGCTCCAGATGGGGAAGCTCACCTGCCGCCCGGCATCCTGGAAGGTCACCCGCCAGTAGGGCTTGCCGTCCTTGGTGGTGAGCTGGGTCTTCTCGGCCAGCAGGGCGAAAAAGTCGGCCTCCTGGCCGTTGGTCAGCTCGCCCAGCGGGGTGATGGGCGAAGATTCACCGGACTTGTCGAATAGCTCTGCCAACGCTCTGCGATCCTTAGCGTGAATGTTGAACCGCCAAGACGCCAAGACGCCAAGGCTCGGGAGGATAGTCTAACGGAGTCGGCGGCCGGTAGGCGAGCGCCGCCCACCCAAACCAAGTGCCAAACGCTCGCTAGCGTCGTTCTTGGCGACTTGGCGACTTGGCGGTTTAGGACTCCGCCCGCGCCGCCAGCTCGGCCCGCCGCTCGGCGACCATGGCGTCGAGCATCCCCTGCAGCGATTCGGCGGTCTTAGTCATGGCCGGGTCCTGGGCGGCGGAGCGGTCCCGCTCGGTGTCGACTTCGATCGCGTCGCCGACCTGGATGACGCAGTGCAGCGGGCCGTGGTACTTCGACTCGTCGGTGAAGTCCTCCTCCATCCGCTCGATGGTCTCGAGCAGCCGCTCGGGCAGATCGTGGCCGCCGCCGATGTAGCCCTGGGGGTAGTGGGCCAGCTGCTGCAGGTAGTAGCACTCGGCCAGGTCACGCCACCGCTCGGAGCGTTCTTCCGGGGTCACCTTGCCGGCGATCATGTCGGGCAAGATCACGGAGCGGAGCGCCTTGACGCGGCCGACCACGCCCTTCTCCTTGCCGACGGTGCCCCATTTCTCTTCAAGCTTCTCGAGCACCTCCTGCATCAGCCGGTCGGCCCGCTCGTGCGGGTCGCCCTCGCGGGCGGCGCCGAGGTACTCGATCTCCTTGGCGGCCAGGATCGCGCGGCCGAGTTTGCCCAGCCGCTGCGTGAGCGTCAGGTGCGTTTGCGGCTGCCAGCTGAAGCGGTGCTCGAGCGCGTCGAGGTCGGGACCGATCGTGGCCTCAACGTCGCCGTCGAAGTAGTAGCGGATTGCGACCGGGTGGATCACCACCGGCGGGCGTCCCTGCTTCTGGCGTTTCTTGGCCGCCTGCCGCGCGATAAACGCAGGCCCGTCCATGAGATCCATCACCAGGTCGCAGTGCCGGCTGACGGCGCCCTCGGGGAACATTACCAGCGGACGGCGGCCCTGCACGAGGATGTCGATGGCGAAGTTGACCGCCTGGCGGTCGTTCCCCTCACGGTAGACGCTGAATGCGCCCATCCGGCGGATCAGGAACCGCTCGAACTTGTTCTGCTCGAACAGGTGCCAGCTCGCCATCGCGAACAGCTGCGTGCCGGCCTCCTTCGAAAGCATGCCGAGCACCATTGGGTCGGACAGGCGGCTGTGGTTGGGCGCGACGATCACGCCCTTGCCCTCGTCGATCGAGGCCCGCAGTTTCTCGGCTCCGCGGACGTCGAACGAGGTAACCGAGAAGTTCTTTTCGAGGTAGCTGCGGAGCCAGAAGCGGATCGCCCAGCACCAGAAGCCGGACTCGACCGGCGGGACAAACTCGTACGGCTTTTCGAGGATGATATTCTGCATAGCGACGCGGGGCGGTATCGTGCGTGGGTGAGGGGCCGGCGGCGGCTGACTGCAAGCTTCGGCTAACCGTTACAGGCCCCCTCAGGATAACCAGCAGGGCGAGTTTGCCCCTAGGGGGCTTTTCGGCAGCTGGACCCGCCGGACACCGGCCGCCGATTGAAATAACCATGGCCCCCCGCAAGAAGAGCATCAAGCCGAAACGCCAAGCCGCCGCCGAAGAGGCGTCGCGGATGATCGAGGCGTTCGCCCGCTACCTGGCGAGCGAGTGCCACCTGTCGGCCAACACGGTGACTGCCTACCGGCGGGACATGCGGCGGTTCTTCGGCTGGCTCGCCGGGCGGCGGATCGAGAGCCTTAGCGTGTCGGACCTGTCCGACTACCCCCGCGCAATCACCGCGGAGGGGCTCGCGCCGGCCAGCGTCGCGCGGCATGTCGCCTCGCTGCGGATGTTCTTCCGCTACCTGCAGCTCGAGGGGCAACTCAACGACAACCAGGCCGAACTGCTCAATACCCAGAAGCTGTGGCAGCGGATGCCGACCGTGCTGTCCCCCAGTCAGATCGACAAGCTGCTGTCGGCGCCGGTGCGGGGCGAGCCGCTCTGGCGGCGTGACCGGGCCCTCCTCGAGACCCTCTACGCCACCGGCTGCCGCGTGTCGGAGCTGTCGAACCTCTGCGGCCGCGACGTCCACCTTGAAGACGGCTTCTGCGTCTGCCACGGCAAGGGCGACAAGCAGCGGGTCGTGCCGCTGGGCGAGCAGGCGATCGCGATGCTGCGCGAGTACCTCGACAAGGAACGCCCCAAGCTGGCCGAGCGCCGCGACCCCCAGTCGGAATTCCTGTTCCTCTCGTCGCGCGGCCTGCGGCTTCAGCGCGAGCGGGTGTGGGAGCTCATCAAGAAGTACGCGGCGGTCGCCGGCGTCACGTCCGACCTCAGCCCGCACAGCCTGCGGCACAGCTTCGCGACCCACCTGGTCGGCGGCGGGGCCGACCTGCGGCAGGTGCAGGAGATGCTCGGGCACGCCAGCATCGCCACCACCCAGATCTACACGCACGTCGACCACTCGCGGCTCAAGAAGGTGCACGACACGTTCCACCCGCGCGCGTAACGCCTTGCCGACTTACTCGCCGAGGGCGGCGCGATCGACTGCCCGCTTTGCCACACGCTGAACATAATCGTTTGGGTCGTCCAGCGACTTCCGCAACGCCTCGACAACCGACGGAGCGTCCCCAGCGCGGTCGTCCAGCGCCAGGGCAGCATGGTGACGGACCCAGGGGTCGGGTGACTCGAGTCCTGCGAGCAGCGTTTTCAGAGCCGCCGGAGCAGCATGGTCGGGGTCGCGCAGCAAGGCCGCTGCAGCCGCGACGCGCACCACGCCGGCTGAATCCTCCAAAGTCGAAGCAAGGCGCCGCCGGGTCTCTGGCGTCAGCTCCGGTTGGAGCGGCAATTCGCCCACAACCTTGACCGCCCAGTAGCGTCGGACCGGGTCCTCCGCGGACAGCTCGGCTAGCGCGTCTGCTTCGCGCTCGGCGGGCGGCCGAGCAGGGGCAAGCATCTGCAGAACCGCCTGCAGGCTCTGGCGGGCGCTGGGGTTTTCGTAGATCTGCTGGCAGTCCCCCAGCTCGGCTTCCCGCTGACGCAGTATCGGCTCGGGGATCAGGCCGAGATCGCCCGTTGCGAGTTGCCACTCGCGCAGTTCGGCACGCGTGCGGGCCAGCACCTCCCGGTGCTCCAATGTGGGGTTGTCGGCTAGGTTGACCAGCTCGTGCGGGTCACGATGCAAGTCGTAGAGCTCCTCCGCCGGCTTGCGGACCGACATGTACAAGCGGCTCGCCTCGGGCAACTCGCCGGCGGCGGCAAGGCGCCGGAGTTCCTTCATCGTGGCGTTGCGTTCCCCGTAGCCGATCCACTGGGTGTAGGGCTCCCAGGGCATGAAATTGCGGATGTACCGGTAGCGTTGGTTGCGGACCGAGCGGATCAGGTCGTTGCGTTCGTCCATCCGATCGCGGGTGCTAACGGCGTACTCGCGCGGCGGCTCGAGGTCGGCGCCCAGGAACGCCCTGCCCTGCAGGTAGGAAGGTAGCGGCGCGCCGGCCAGTTCGAGCACGGTCGGAGCGAGGTCGATAAAGCTGATGAGCTGATCGTCGACGGCGCCGCCGACTCCCTGGCCTGCCGGCCGCAGGGCAGGCGGAAGGTAGACAATCAGCGGGACCCGCACACCCGAGTCGT containing:
- a CDS encoding cation:proton antiporter domain-containing protein, whose translation is MPDHVLTDLLIIVTAGLAANIVCQRIGVSTILGYLIAGVVLGKAVLGWVADDAHEIETLSEAGVFLLLFTVGIEFSIDELKPLAWRLPVGGSVQMLLVAFPVAVFCYWAGLSAAASLLVGAALAFSSTVVVFKALGELGQSSTPHGRRAIGVLLFQDMALVPLLLVVPLLQGEAAPGWRELTELALATVAFIGAVALARIVINGYLAPALSALRSPDLMVLLAVVALGGMSLFAHRLHLPAALGAFAAGLLFGGNRWSAQVDSLVLPFRETFSAVFFISLGLLLKPDLNPMIVGPMLLALIAIKMLAATAAMWITGLRPRAALGMGLGLAHVGEFAFFLGRIAMESGVLTREEYQRMAAVALGSLLITPLLLRVGLKWTDGRGENVDEAPRTELAKPHMAVVIGVGPVGKQVASFLETRGVEVTMVDRSPVNLYPFSQLGFTTAAGDATHVDVLRAAHVPDAGMVVVCVPTDSDALQIVSTVRRLNAAANVVVRCRYQSNAEGISRAGAALVVSEERMTYERLVAELEGRLSE
- a CDS encoding methyltransferase domain-containing protein, whose product is MDITNLELEDNLFSLIWCSHVLEHIEDDRLAMSELFRVSRPRGLTLVMVPIYGEKTFEDPRVTTPADRLKHFKQEDHVRLFGLDIANRLRDTGFEVEVLSVDGMPEEETLRYGLAYPSTKEIFMCTKS
- a CDS encoding 3'-5' exoribonuclease YhaM family protein, which codes for MAELFDKSGESSPITPLGELTNGQEADFFALLAEKTQLTTKDGKPYWRVTFQDAGRQVSFPIWSDAPHAQKCNTEWQVGGFYKLRALYHETTYGPQLDIRLIRPVEETDQADGFDPTMCQPRSRFDFEEMFADLRAMAEEKIAEGPLQTLVLGLLDEHRDDLLVWPAASRNHHAFAGGYLEHVRNVATNALLLAERYADIYPDMTPPLDVGMVAAGAILHDIGKLRELRTSPVGAEYTAAGSLVGHILQGRDMIREAAAAMERDGQEAPDAESMLRLEHIIISHQRLPEWGSPKPPMTPEALIVHYADDTDAKLQMMMVILSETDADAALSSRRNVLGQQVYRGGE
- a CDS encoding lysophospholipid acyltransferase family protein; its protein translation is MQNIILEKPYEFVPPVESGFWCWAIRFWLRSYLEKNFSVTSFDVRGAEKLRASIDEGKGVIVAPNHSRLSDPMVLGMLSKEAGTQLFAMASWHLFEQNKFERFLIRRMGAFSVYREGNDRQAVNFAIDILVQGRRPLVMFPEGAVSRHCDLVMDLMDGPAFIARQAAKKRQKQGRPPVVIHPVAIRYYFDGDVEATIGPDLDALEHRFSWQPQTHLTLTQRLGKLGRAILAAKEIEYLGAAREGDPHERADRLMQEVLEKLEEKWGTVGKEKGVVGRVKALRSVILPDMIAGKVTPEERSERWRDLAECYYLQQLAHYPQGYIGGGHDLPERLLETIERMEEDFTDESKYHGPLHCVIQVGDAIEVDTERDRSAAQDPAMTKTAESLQGMLDAMVAERRAELAARAES
- the xerD gene encoding site-specific tyrosine recombinase XerD encodes the protein MAPRKKSIKPKRQAAAEEASRMIEAFARYLASECHLSANTVTAYRRDMRRFFGWLAGRRIESLSVSDLSDYPRAITAEGLAPASVARHVASLRMFFRYLQLEGQLNDNQAELLNTQKLWQRMPTVLSPSQIDKLLSAPVRGEPLWRRDRALLETLYATGCRVSELSNLCGRDVHLEDGFCVCHGKGDKQRVVPLGEQAIAMLREYLDKERPKLAERRDPQSEFLFLSSRGLRLQRERVWELIKKYAAVAGVTSDLSPHSLRHSFATHLVGGGADLRQVQEMLGHASIATTQIYTHVDHSRLKKVHDTFHPRA
- a CDS encoding sulfatase-like hydrolase/transferase gives rise to the protein MFRIVGACWCLLVAATALAAGPARPNILWISVEDIGPHLGCYGCEDANTPTLDALAARGVRYTRAFTTCPVCATNRSSIITGVYPTSIGAHHMRCRTTLPSGVRCFPEHLREAGYYCTNNSKTDYNLIDAGKPWDDSSKNAHWRNRTEGQPFFAVFNLTNTHESKVWPRGKGRRRITPDLTAADRLDPDRLMPPPYLPDTKPVRRDWANYLENITQADYDAADLLEQLREDGLEEDTIVFFWSDHGAGLPRNKRWPYDSGVRVPLIVYLPPALRPAGQGVGGAVDDQLISFIDLAPTVLELAGAPLPSYLQGRAFLGADLEPPREYAVSTRDRMDERNDLIRSVRNQRYRYIRNFMPWEPYTQWIGYGERNATMKELRRLAAAGELPEASRLYMSVRKPAEELYDLHRDPHELVNLADNPTLEHREVLARTRAELREWQLATGDLGLIPEPILRQREAELGDCQQIYENPSARQSLQAVLQMLAPARPPAEREADALAELSAEDPVRRYWAVKVVGELPLQPELTPETRRRLASTLEDSAGVVRVAAAAALLRDPDHAAPAALKTLLAGLESPDPWVRHHAALALDDRAGDAPSVVEALRKSLDDPNDYVQRVAKRAVDRAALGE